The following coding sequences lie in one Aspergillus luchuensis IFO 4308 DNA, chromosome 8, nearly complete sequence genomic window:
- a CDS encoding uncharacterized protein (COG:Q;~EggNog:ENOG410PJ8H;~InterPro:IPR001128,IPR017972,IPR002401,IPR036396;~PFAM:PF00067;~TransMembrane:1 (n2-13c18/19o290-312i);~go_function: GO:0005506 - iron ion binding [Evidence IEA];~go_function: GO:0016705 - oxidoreductase activity, acting on paired donors, with incorporation or reduction of molecular oxygen [Evidence IEA];~go_function: GO:0020037 - heme binding [Evidence IEA];~go_process: GO:0055114 - oxidation-reduction process [Evidence IEA]), with protein MALIAIVVLLSILYLTTLIIYNLYLHPLSIYPGPLLWRAFRFPFIHANISGHLPHRIRDLHTQYGDIVRVAPDELSFLDPRAWRDIYTDREFVRPHQYKDQPPGKTAANLIACSEEEHARLRKNLAPGFSEKFTALQEPIVQKYIDTLFDKLDAKISTKEGEKKSADVDLVEWINYLAFDVIGDLTWGSSFGCLEGLQYHPWVQTVSQFKAAIIVGSIKFYPMLYRLLLAITPADALKPVMEMWKVTDEKVAQRVAASSAGATSTTHPDFVGTMIASKAMTQEEMEVNSMMIVAAGSESITTLITGIINYLLREKDQKTLQRLVDLLHQTFSTEQDITATRLKSLPYLDAVLMEGMRLCPTIPDAMRRQVPRGGATVAGQYVPEGMIVSIPPFASYRAARNFTHPNEFAPERWLEEDERFRGDSARQKEAFNPFSLGPHNCPGQNLAWMELRLILARLLWRYDLSTSVELPIWGEQGIWWFWDKKPLVVKVQRSH; from the exons ATGGCTCTCATTGCCATTGTAGTCCTTCTCTCTATTCTC tacctcaccaccctcatcatctACAACCTCTACCTCCATCCTCTTTCCATCTACCCCGGCCCTCTGCTCTGGCGTGCATTTCGCTTCCCTTTCATCCATGCCAATATCAGTGGTCACCTGCCCCATCGCATCCGGGATCTTCATACCCAATATGGCGACATTGTCCGCGTCGCCCCCGACGAACTATCTTTCCTCGACCCCCGAGCCTGGCGCGATATCTACACAGACCGCGAGTTTGTCCGTCCCCACCAATACAAGGACCAACCTCCCGGAAAGACTGCTGCGAACTTGATCGCATGCTCGGAGGAAGAACATGCTCGTCTTCGCAAGAACCTCGCACCGGGGTTCTCTGAGAAATTTACCGCGTTGCAGGAGCCGATTGTTCAGAAGTATATTGACACGCTATTCGACAAGCTCGATGCGAAGATTTCTACTAAGGAAggcgaaaagaaaagtgcTGACGTGGACCTGGTGGAATGGATCAATTACCTCGCTTTTGATGTGATCGGCGATCTGACATGGGGTAGCTCATTTGGATGTCTGGAGGGACTGCAGTATCATCCGTGGGTGCAAACTGTCAGTCAGTTCAAAGCTGCTATTATCGTCGGGTCGATAAAGTTCTATCCCATGCTTTACCGGCTGCTTCTGGCAATTACTCCCGCAGACGCGCTAAAACCAGTTATGGAGATGTGGAAAGTCACGGACGAAAAAGTCGCACAGCGAGTGGCAGCCAGTTCAGCTGGTGCTACTTCGACCACACACCCAGATTTCGTGGGCACAATGATAGCTTCAAAGGCCATGACGCaggaagaaatggaagtcAACTCGATGATGATCGTCGCAGCGGGAAGCGAGTCAATCACTACCCTTATCACAGGTATCATCAACTACCTCTTGCGAGAGAAGGACCAGAAGACCCTACAGAGATTGGtggacctcctccaccagacCTTCTCCACAGAACAAGACATAACAGCCACCCGGCTCAAGTCTCTCCCGTACCTCGATGCAGTCCTCATGGAAGGCATGCGGCTTTGCCCCACTATCCCGGACGCGATGCGCCGACAGGTCCCGCGCGGTGGAGCAACAGTAGCCGGCCAATATGTACCCGAGGGGATGATTGTCTCTATCCCTCCATTTGCGTCTTACCGCGCGGCACGGAATTTCACTCACCCGAATGAGTTTGCGCCAGAACGATGGTTAGAAGAAGACGAGCGGTTCCGTGGAGACAGTGCGAGACAGAAGGAAGCGTTCAATCCGTTTTCGTTGGGACCACATAATTGTCCGGGACAGAATCTGGCGTGGATGGAACTGAGACTTATTCTGGCGCGACTTCTATGGAGATATGATCTGTCTACAAGTGTGGAGTTGCCGATTTGGGGAGAGCAGGGGATATGGTGGTTTTGGGATAAGAAGCCGCTTGTTGTGAAGGTTCAACGTAGTCATTAG
- a CDS encoding uncharacterized protein (CAZy:GH28;~COG:G;~EggNog:ENOG410PHHF;~InterPro:IPR000743,IPR012334,IPR011050;~PFAM:PF00295;~SECRETED:SignalP(1-22);~go_function: GO:0004650 - polygalacturonase activity [Evidence IEA];~go_process: GO:0005975 - carbohydrate metabolic process [Evidence IEA]) yields MTLSTSFLVATYLLSITNSVHAQLTGSVGPLTSVSDKAAVKTCNVLDYGASSDNTTDVGQPIIDAFADCGSGGLIYVPEGDYLLKNWVSLENGSAWAIQLDGVLYRDSSPSSQSYMFEISGGSDFELFSSNATGAIQGSGYLYHRDDTYTGPRMLHISDVSDWSVHDLVLVDSPMFHFVIDGGYNGEVYNMAIRGADHGGLDGIDVYGDNMWIHDIMVTNKDECVTTKTNSHNFLIENIYCNSSGGCAIGSLGSGANVSNIVYRNVYTWDSNQMMMIKSNGGSGDVSNVVFENFIGHGNAYSLDLDSYWSSMDAIDGDGINYHNITFQNWTGTAVDGETRPPIRVICPEDTPCTEINLVQIDLWVEEGAYDEYVCKNAYGSGYCLDSATGTSTPYTTTTYVNTAPTGYEAPTMTDDLTTAFGTSASIPIPTIPASFFPGVAPISALAGSS; encoded by the exons ATGACCTTGTCAACCTCCTTTCTCGTGGCAACTTACCTTCTCTCAATTACCAACTCGGTCCACGCCCAACTCACAGGATCTGTTGGACCCTTGACTTCCGTCTCAGACAAGGCCGCCGTCAAGACGTGCAATGTCCTGGACTACGGAGCCAGCTCAGATAACACCACCGACGTGGGACAACCCATTATCGACGCTTTTGCTGACTGCGGTAGCGGCGGTCTCATTTACGTCCCTGAGGGTGACTATCTCTTGAAAAATTGGGTCTCCTTGGAGAATGGGTCTGCTTGGGCTATCCAGCTCGATGGCGTCCTCTACCGCGACTCGTCGCCTTCCTCCCAGTCATACATGTTCGAGATAAGCGGTGGCAGTGACTTTGAGCTCTTTAGTTCAAACGCAACGGGTGCTATTCAGGGTAGCGGTTACCTTTACCACCGTGATGATACTTACACCGGTCCCCGGATGCTGCACATTTCCGATGTGTCGGATTGGTCCGTCCATGACCTGGTATTGGTCGACTCGCCCATGTTCCACTTCGTCATTGACGGCGGCTACAATGGAGAAGTGTACAATATGGCTATCCGCGGTGCCGACCACGGTGGTCTGGACGGTATCGATGTGTATGGTGACAATATGTGGATTCACGAT ATTATGGTCACCAACAAAGACGAATGTGTCACAACCAAG ACCAACTCCCACAACTTCCTGATCGAGAACATCTACTGCAACTCCAGTGGCGGATGTGCCATCGGATCCCTCGGTTCCGGCGCCAACGTCAGCAACATTGTCTACCGCAATGTCTACACCTGGGACTCGaaccagatgatgatgatcaagaGCAATGGTGGCTCGGGCGATGTATCCAACGTCGTTTTTGAGAACTTCATTG GCCACGGAAACGCCTACTCCCTCGACCTCGACAGCTACTGGAGCAGCATGGATGCAATCGACGGTGACGGCATCAACTACCACAACATTACATTTCAGAACTGGACGGGAACCGCCGTCGATGGCGAAACCCGGCCGCCTATCCGGGTCATCTGCCCTGAAGACACTCCTTGCACCGAGATCAACCTCGTCCAGATCGACCTGTGGGTTGAGGAAGGTGCTTACGATGAGTATGTCTGCAAGAATGCCTACGGATCCGGCTACTGCCTCGACTCTGCCACTGGCACTTCGACTCCTTACACTACAACTACTTATGTGAACACTGCTCCGACGGGATACGAGGCCCCCACTATGACTGATGATTTGACCACCGCGTTTGGCACGTCGGCTTCAATCCCGATTCCTACCATTCCGGCGTCGTTCTTCCCTGGTGTGGCGCCGATTAGCGCCTTGGCTGGGAGTTCTTAA
- a CDS encoding uncharacterized protein (antiSMASH:Cluster_8.11), with protein sequence MAGKENTRGISSLPQELYDEVTLFFANYGLEAEDRIARLMYLRLVSVSFNRSATRVLLSAVRLSVSRLLETPQLLHVQSPSSIKSIFTSDLRRFIRSLTIFSTGSLAKAVKRPHNNLYRCLKRLPLLQYFEIDYRSQHPHAVVNMLWALERAHRYLPKLREIKIDLPEYSSLRYRAPCLRRLEGVLRTYLPQLQHIDITFVSDWFQLMEDFVDQDFLHLFRLGRGLRSIRLVGINTCANYPEIYNRKSWLHPNAPIEHIELDDFIAPFEVLARIFNYERTLVSLDIRRVALWTGEWRDFFLKIRKFPLLSHLHIYQCYYADEWLLFTRCLTEKDEDAAQSAREMTKKRSEGLPRGQVRMIFPSQAARLSKHGLHLH encoded by the exons ATGGCCGGAAAGGAGAACACGCGTGGTATTTCATCACTTCCCCAGGAACTCTACGATGAG GTTACGCTTTTCTTTGCAAATTATGGCCTAGAGGCTGAAGACCGAATTGCACGGTTGATGTACCTGCGTTTAGTCAGTGTGTCATTCAATCGAAGCGCCACTCGAGTTCTGTTAAGTGCAGTACGCTTGAGTGTGAGTCGCCTATTAGAGAcgcctcaacttctccacgTGCAGTCTCCGAGCAGCATAAAGTCCATATTTACGAGCGACCTCCGTCGATTCATCCGCTCCCTCACAATTTTTTCGACTGGTTCGTTGGCTAAGGCTGTGAAACGACCTCATAACAATCTCTATCGATGCCTTAAAAGACTCCCTTTATTGCAGTACTTTGAAATTGACTACCGCAGCCAACACCCGCACGCAGTGGTAAATATGCTCTGGGCCCTTGAACGTGCGCACCGATATCTTCCCAAATTAAGAGAAATCAAAATCGATTTACCGGAGTACAGTTCACTCAGATATCGGGCCCCCTGTCTCCGCAGGCTCGAGGGCGTTCTACGCACATACCTGCCTCAACTTCAACACATTGATATCACATTTGTCTCTGACTGGTTTCAACTCATGGAAGATTTTGTAGACCAAGATTTCCTTCATCTTTTCCGCCTTGGCCGTGGGCTAAGATCTATCCGCCTAGTGGGTATCAACACCTGCGCCAACTATCCTGAAATCTATAATCGGAAAAGTTGGCTGCACCCAAACGCTCCAATTGAGCACATTGAACTAGATGACTTTATTGCGCCATTCGAAGTTCTAGCAAGGATATTCAACTATGAGAGAACCTTGGTGAGTCTGGACATCCGCAGAGTGGCCCTCTGGACGGGTGAATGGAGAGACTTTTTCCTAAAGATCCGCAAATTCCCGCTGTTGTCACATCTGCATATCTATCAATGTTATTATGCCGATGAATGGTTATTATTTACCCGCTGCTTAACCGAaaaggatgaagatgctgcGCAATCTGCTCGTGAAATGAcaaagaagaggagcgaaGGCTTGCCCCGGGGACAAGTGAGGATGATATTTCCAAGCCAAGCCGCGCGATTGAGCAAGCATGGTCTTCACTTGCACTGA
- a CDS encoding cupin domain-containing protein (COG:S;~EggNog:ENOG410PYID;~InterPro:IPR014710,IPR011051,IPR013096;~PFAM:PF07883,PF02311;~antiSMASH:Cluster_8.11) yields MSTKKTHPVIHHRQAITSLPPESFPNPAHGHLTWRTLLSSPQTPTSDMCAGLAVCPPRTGHLCRHRHSQAEIYYITSGSGHVFIDGNEYEVFAGTVVFIPGDAEHGVVNRGGEPLEWFYVFPTGSFGDVVYRFEEGMGVKEGEKKVRAKI; encoded by the coding sequence ATGTCCACCAAAAAAACCCACCCcgtcatccaccaccgccaagcCATTACCTCCCTCCCACCCGAATCCTTCCCAAACCCCGCCCATGGCCACCTAACATGGCGtactctcctctcctcccctcaaACCCCGACTTCCGACATGTGCGCCGGTCTAGCAGTTTGTCCTCCCCGCACAGGCCATCTTTGTCGCCACCGCCACTCCCAAGCGgagatatactatattacttCGGGCTCGGGGCATGTCTTTATCGATGGGAACGAGTATGAGGTTTTTGCGGGCACGGTCGTGTTTATTCCCGGGGATGCCGAACATGGGGTTGTTAATCGGGGTGGGGAGCCGTTGGAGTGGTTTTATGTCTTTCCGACGGGGTCGTTTGGGGATGTGGTTTATCGGTTTGAGGAGGGAAtgggggtgaaggagggggagaagaaggtgaggGCTAAGATAtag
- a CDS encoding uncharacterized protein (antiSMASH:Cluster_8.11), whose amino-acid sequence MKVLSRVCFGLDIATSFLGFTPVHGKLAATTSKFPDLLPSDGRTVGAVFKALLIPKLMATSYHLYELTREEAGAARSAAIVAEVANLTGAVVTVSYAAEMNDKELASRQVPIRVMTLCVDLWSDLLVAESMIH is encoded by the coding sequence ATGAAGGTGCTTTCACGCGTTTGCTTTGGACTCGATATTGCCACCAGCTTTCTTGGATTCACACCCGTCCATGGCAAGCTTGCGGCTACCACGAGCAAGTTCCCCGATTTGCTACCGAGTGATGGGCGGACAGTGGGTGCTGTCTTCAAGGCACTTCTCATTCCCAAGTTGATGGCTACGTCGTACCATTTGTATGAACTTACCAGAGAAGAGGCTGGTGCGGCTCGATCTGCAGCTATCGTGGCCGAGGTAGCGAATCTCACCGGGGCTGTAGTTACAGTCTCGTATGCGGCTGAAATGAATGACAAGGAGCTGGCAAGCCGACAGGTTCCGATCCGGGTTATGACTCTATGTGTCGATCTTTGGTCTGATTTACTGGTTGCCGAATCAATGATCCattga
- a CDS encoding uncharacterized protein (COG:S;~EggNog:ENOG410PVT2;~antiSMASH:Cluster_8.11), producing MSHLRPSGILPQNKAPDYEIRLVLEPAEILTPSIELKNDVQSTFNMQPSPIMEIIEFLDTPTKEMFGAGWSVSARKAQGDSAVEVTYRHHYPIKNSDIDSILIHANLQGFNNEPTGDSREFKAQVEWGYEQKMLSMTTKKKLDGFLPNELEFPKADNLRQMITREAPNKFKHWKLHDWGTYALQRSVIHGPIHVDRYSGSWDGKPIGLEVWHMVNSLAERTDYIVELSFKANNRSSASSKQKKLVDEMKSKGWLVVEDEDLVKTGAILDAYAF from the coding sequence ATGAGTCACTTGCGCCCGTCAGGTATACTGCCACAAAACAAGGCGCCTGACTACGAAATCCGACTCGTTCTCGAACCAGCCGAAATCCTCACCCCGAGCATTGAATTGAAAAATGACGTCCAATCTACCTTCAACATGCAGCCGAGCCCCATCATGGAGATCATAGAATTTCTCGACACCCCAACCAAGGAAATGTTCGGGGCCGGCTGGAGCGTTAGCGCCCGCAAAGCTCAAGGCGATAGCGCTGTCGAAGTTACGTACAGACATCACTACCCAATCAAAAACAGCGATATTGATAGCATTCTCATCCACGCCAATTTGCAGGGTTTCAACAATGAGCCCACTGGTGATAGTCGGGAGTTCAAGGCACAAGTTGAATGGGGTTACGAACAAAAGATGCTCTCAATGaccaccaagaagaagctagATGGATTTCTACCCAACGAACTAGAATTCCCTAAAGCAGACAATCTGCGGCAGATGATAACCAGGGAAGCGCCAAACAAGTTCAAGCATTGGAAACTTCATGACTGGGGTACTTACGCGTTGCAGCGGTCGGTCATTCATGGCCCGATTCATGTTGATCGCTACTCCGGGTCGTGGGACGGTAAGCCGATCGGCCTTGAGGTTTGGCACATGGTGAATTCCTTGGCTGAGAGAACTGATTACATCGTCGAGCTTTCCTTCAAGGCGAATAATCGTTCTTCGGCCTCGTctaagcagaagaagctggtggatgaaatgaagAGTAAAGGCTGGCTAGttgtcgaggatgaggatctgGTAAAGACGGGAGCTATATTGGATGCCTACGCCTTTTGA
- a CDS encoding YukJ family protein (COG:S;~EggNog:ENOG410Q2BE;~InterPro:IPR019268;~PFAM:PF10042;~antiSMASH:Cluster_8.11), with protein MPVPHYGVWACRPFDYYAEGRGQPTPHIYLYFRDDSSGKRTAAINVKSSGKESRLVYWVDKDFTHPMTDKLDALELGFHLIQDPNNNHNNGTQHRHHNHRHFRYSHYTPQHTDLEGLDFYRTKGLVNILAGEILKHDIDGPDNDILDKLEPIIQAAINDETATAYIFGASFGSGIHNIHMNQGSLPKYDNGIYSDGGLLFKFSDGHWEAVFLAFASQRLPTGDDGEAERGSESLLQIIREAVGS; from the coding sequence ATGCCTGTCCCCCACTACGGTGTCTGGGCTTGTCGCCCGTTTGACTACTACGCCGAGGGCCGTGGCCAGCCCACGCCACACATCTACCTCTACTTCAGAGACGACTCCTCTGGCAAGCGGACTGCTGCCATTAATGTCAAATCCAGCGGCAAAGAATCTCGTCTGGTATACTGGGTTGATAAAGACTTCACCCATCCGATGACCGACAAACTCGACGCCCTGGAGCTGGGATTCCACCTGATCCAGGATCCCAACAATAACCATAACAATGGCACTCAGCATCGCCACCATAACCACCGCCACTTTCGCTATAGTCACTATACTCCACAGCACACCGATCTAGAGGGACTTGACTTCTACCGCACAAAAGGCCTCGTGAACATTCTTGCCGGCGAGATCCTGAAGCACGACATCGACGGACCTGACAATGACATTCTGGATAAGCTGGAGCCAATCATCCAGGCGGCTATTAATGATGAAACAGCCACTGCCTATATTTTCGGTGCTTCGTTTGGATCTGGAATTCATAACATTCATATGAACCAGGGCAGTCTGCCCAAATATGACAATGGGATTTACTCggatggtggtttgttgttcAAATTCTCTGATGGGCACTGGGAGGCGGTGTTTCTGGCCTTTGCTTCGCAGAGACTTCCTacgggtgatgatggggaggcgGAGAGAGGTAGTGAGAGCTTGTTGCAAATTATTCGGGAGGCAGTCGGGTCCTGA
- a CDS encoding cytochrome P450 (COG:Q;~EggNog:ENOG410PUDN;~InterPro:IPR001128,IPR002403,IPR017972,IPR036396;~PFAM:PF00067;~SMCOG1034:cytochrome P450;~TransMembrane:1 (i12-33o);~antiSMASH:Cluster_8.11;~go_function: GO:0004497 - monooxygenase activity [Evidence IEA];~go_function: GO:0005506 - iron ion binding [Evidence IEA];~go_function: GO:0016705 - oxidoreductase activity, acting on paired donors, with incorporation or reduction of molecular oxygen [Evidence IEA];~go_function: GO:0020037 - heme binding [Evidence IEA];~go_process: GO:0055114 - oxidation-reduction process [Evidence IEA]) has translation MELSVNAKEHGNPLGLGTLMCLLSLMLIFLLQWRDTSVSQNGLPLINARRRFEFIDLLAKKRFITNAQDLLKAGLKKASAFNIVTENGVMMVLDPKYADEIRNSKTLSLRKTLIEDMHVNVPGFEQQMQALEDDEIFQTTLKTKLTRNLEDLNEILSQEATVALQEHWTDDSEWHEIPLSRTMLKIIAQISSRVFLGDKICHNPKWLRISVDYSIDLFQATFELRIYPRFLRPLASKFQPSCRRLRADIREARSIIEPVIEERRKAKAIAKLEGRDPERHEDTIEWLEDVANGRQYNPVSAQLLLSSAAVHTSSDMLTQVLYDLDGREELIEAMRDEIKSVFNNGWERSSLAKLRLMDSVLKESQRLKPISSVSMRRMAEAPVTLSDGTIIPKDCKIIVPCLRQWEEKYYPEPETFIPDRFLKLRNEPGHEHTAAFANSSPNHLGFGLGRHACPGRFFAANEIKLALCHILLKYDFKVVGKKPETIVFGTMLAADPNGVIAVRRRQSKEQVRL, from the exons ATGGAACTCAGTGTCAACGCCAAAGAGCATGGCAACCCTCTCGGGCTAGGCACTTTAATGTGCCTGCTTTCTCTCATgctcatctttctccttcaATGGAGGGATACATCCGTCTCGCAGAACGGACTGCCCCTGATTAATGCAAGGAGACGATTTGAATTTATCGACTTGCTCGCTAAGAAACGTTTCATCACAAACGCACAGGATCTGCTCAAAGCTGGACTGAAAAAG GCAAGTGCATTCAACATAGTCACCGAAAATGGGGTCATGATGGTCCTGGACCCCAAATATGCCGACGAGATCCGTAATTCGAAAACACTGAGCCTCCGAAAGACTCTAATAGAGGACATGCATGTCAATGTTCCTGGGTTCGAGCAACAGATGCAAgctctggaggatgatgagatctTTCAGACTACTTTGAAGACAAAATTGACCCGGAACTTGG AGGATCTAAATGAGATACTGTCTCAGGAGGCAACGGTCGCATTGCAGGAACATTGGACTGACGATTCCG AATGGCATGAAATCCCCCTGAGCCGAACGATGCTCAAGATCATCGCTCAAATCAGCTCCCGAGTCTTTCTAGGCGATAAGATTTGCCACAACCCCAAATGGTTACGGATTTCCGTCGACTACTCCATCGACCTATTCCAAGCAACATTCGAACTGCGCATCTATCCTCGCTTTCTGCGCCCCTTGGCGTCCAAGTTCCAGCCATCTTGTCGAAGGCTTCGTGCCGACATACGAGAAGCCCGAAGCATTATCGAGCCGGTCATAGAGGAACGTCGAAAAGCCAAGGCCATCGCAAAGCTGGAAGGGAGAGATCCAGAACGTCATGAAGATACAATAGAGTGGTTGGAGGACGTTGCGAATGGAAGACAGTATAATCCTGTCTCTGCGCAGTTGTTGCTTTCCAGTGCGGCTGTGCACACCAGCTCCGATATGCTCACGCAGGTATTATACGATTTAGACGGGCGGGAAGAGCTCATTGAAGCAATGCGAGACGAGATCAAATCTGTCTTCAATAATGGTTGGGAAAGGTCCTCGTTGGCGAAGCTAAGATTGATGGATAGTGTGTTGAAGGAGAGTCAGCGCTTAAAGCCAATCAGCAGCG TCTCCATGCGCCGCATGGCCGAGGCACCTGTCACCTTATCCGACGGCACGATCATCCCGAAAGACTGCAAGATCATTGTCCCTTGCCTCCGACAATGGGAAGAGAAATATTATCCTGAACCCGAAACCTTCATTCCCGATCGCTTTCTCAAGCTCAGAAACGAGCCTGGCCACGAGCACACCGCAGCGTTTGCTAACTCGTCCCCGAATCACTTGGGCTTCGGACTGGGCCGACACGCATGTCCGGGAAGATTCTTTGCGGCGAACGAGATAAAATTAGCGTTGTGCCATATCCTGCTGAAGTACGACTTCAAAGTTGTTGGGAAAAAGCCCGAGACGATAGTGTTTGGGACAATGTTGGCGGCGGATCCGAATGGGGTGATTGCGGTCAGAAGGAGGCAGAGCAAGGAACAGGTTCGTCTGTAA